A stretch of DNA from Candidatus Methylomirabilota bacterium:
ACCGCGGGGAACGGAGCGAATGATGTCGGCGGGATCGTCCTGCCCGGCCAGCATGAAGGTGTTGGTCATGCGCGGCATGGGCGGATGCGCGTAGGACTCGCGCCGGCCGTTGCCGGTGGCCGGCATCCCCATGAGCCGGGAATTGAGCCGGTCCTGCATGTAGCCGCGAAGGATGCCGTTCTCGATCAGAACATTGCGACGGGTGGCATGGCCCTCGTCGTCGACGTTCAGCGAGCCACGACGGTTGGCGATGGTGCCGTCGTCCACCACGGTGACGAGATCGGAGGCGACCTTCTGGCCGAGCCGTCCCGAGAAGGCCGAGGTGCCTTTGCGGTTGAAGTCACCCTCGAGCCCGTGGCCCACGGCCTCGTGAAGGAGAATGCCCGGCCAGCCCGGCCCCAGCACCACCGTGAGCTCGCCCGCGGGCGCCGCGACGGCGTGGAGCTTGATGACGGCCTGGCGCACGGCCTCGGATGTGTAGTGACGCCAGCGCTCGTGCTCGAGAAAGAAGTCGAAGGGCACCCGCCCGCCGCCGCCATAGCCGCCCATCTCGCGCTTGCCGTTCTCTTCCACGATCACGGTGACGTTGAGCCGGGTCAGCGGCCGAACATCGCCCACAGTCCAGCCGGAAGGCGTGGCGATGAGCACCACCACGTCCTCGCTGCCGAGGCTCGCGATGACTTGCCGCACGCGCGGGTCTGCCGCGCGCGCCGCGGCATCCACCTGCCCGAGCAGCTTGACCTTGCGGTCGAGCGCCGCGGTGATGGGCGTTTCGGCGAGCGTGTAGAGATCGTGGGGCTTGCCGCCGCTCACGGCCACGGTGGCCGAGGACGAGGCGGAGTCCGCGATGGCGCGCGCCTGCCGGGCGGCTTCCGCGAGATTCGGGAGCGCCAGATCGTCGGTGTGGGCGTAGCCCGTGCGCTCTCCCGACTGGGCCCGGATGCCCGCGCCCTGGCTCACATGGCGCGAGGCTTTCTTGACCGCGCCCTCCTCGAGGACCAG
This window harbors:
- the tldD gene encoding metalloprotease TldD; amino-acid sequence: MLARPERFFEDRFGLSASALDRLLGSELAGRVDHADLFLEYRVSEELVLEEGAVKKASRHVSQGAGIRAQSGERTGYAHTDDLALPNLAEAARQARAIADSASSSATVAVSGGKPHDLYTLAETPITAALDRKVKLLGQVDAAARAADPRVRQVIASLGSEDVVVLIATPSGWTVGDVRPLTRLNVTVIVEENGKREMGGYGGGGRVPFDFFLEHERWRHYTSEAVRQAVIKLHAVAAPAGELTVVLGPGWPGILLHEAVGHGLEGDFNRKGTSAFSGRLGQKVASDLVTVVDDGTIANRRGSLNVDDEGHATRRNVLIENGILRGYMQDRLNSRLMGMPATGNGRRESYAHPPMPRMTNTFMLAGQDDPADIIRSVPRGLYAVNFGGGQVDITNGKFVFSASEAYLIEDGQVTKAVKGATLIGNGPEALTRVSRVGHDLKLDEGVGTCGKDGQSVPVGVGMPTTRIDGITVGGTQV